The DNA window CACAGACAAGTCATATTCAGGATCAGGAGAAGTCAGACAGGCAGATGGGGTGTAAAAGGGACTTTGGGAGTGGACCTCACTGGTCAAGGAGATATTCCCAACGAGTGCCATGAGGCCGCCCTGTCCTGATCCCTCTGGGACTTCAGGGCCCTACGGGTGGGCTGGCGGCTGTCACCTTGGTAAAAACATTGCTGCTTTCTAGATACTCAGATTCCCCACCCCCATTGACAGGCTGTAGGAAATTCTAGAAAGTTCTGGATCAAAACTCTCCTCCCCAAGAGATACACGTAATTCTTGTACTTCAGGGGCCTCTGGTCCCTTTACAGATAGggcaaggctcagagagggtgaaTGAcgtgcccagggccacacagccatTGGCAGCCACCGTCCCCACCTATTCCCAGACACCAGGGTTCAGTGACAGCCGTTGACGCAGCTTCACCAGCTCAGCACAAATGTGTGGTTTTCTCCACTGTTGATTCATAACGAATGGCAGATGAGAAGTACGATAGGGGCCCCTGTCTGGTCACTGGAGCTGGCAGGTGCCATCTGCCCACCCAGCCATCCACCTTCCCGCCCCCAACTGGATAGCAGCAACGAGGGGCACTCCCACCCAGGACAGGCGAAGAAACGCAGAAATAGGTCACGGCCGTGCAGATCTTCCGGGGTGGCTGAAACAGAAATGACCAGCAAAACTGGGAGATGAGGCTGAGCCACAGGCCCCACAGGGTGAGCCCAGGGGGCCACTCTCCTAGCATCTCCCTGCTGGCATTTTTGGACAGGACGCCAGCACCCGCCATCTTCACAGCCTGGACCAGGGTGGCAGACCCTCTGTGGCTCCCACTGGCTTCAGAATAAATGAGCCGGCTCCCTGGATCCAGGGCCCAGGCTCTGCCCACTTCTCCAGCTTCTGAACGAACCTCCCTTGCAGTTCCCTAAACGGGCTGAGCCACTTCCTTGCCACATGCTGAGCATTCGCCGTGTATTATTAGCTCAGTTGGGAACACCAGGGTGAGCTTGTGTgtgtagaaaatatttctttcagaaaACGCATAAAAGCTGAATGTATCACCTAATAAATTGTTGTGAAGCCGGTATCCACAGGATCCACTGGGGCCAAGACTAAGGAgattttcaggctgggcacggtggctcacgcctgtcatcccagctctttgggaggccgaggcgggcagatcacctgaggtcaggagttcaagaccagcctggacaacatggtgaaacccagtctttactaaaaatagaaaagttagccaggtgtattggtgcacgcctgtaatcccagctacttgggaggctggggcaggagaatcacttgagcctgggaggtggaggttgcagtgagctgagaacgtgccactgtactccagcctgggtgacagaggaagactctgtctcaaaaaaaaaaaaaaagaaaaaaaaaaggaaaaaaaaacctcagccccacaaagacCCCTAGTGTCTTCCCCACAGTGATCTCCACCTTCCCAGCAGTAACTATCATTCTGACTTCTgtggtattattatttatttctgggtttggGGGGTATTGTTTGCTAATAAGATTTATTtcagctgggcatgttggctcacacctataatctcagcactttgggaggctgaagtgggaggattgcttgaacccaggaattcaagaccagcctgggcagcatagtgagaccctatttctttttttctttctttctttcttttttctcttttgagacagagttttgtcattgttgcccaggctggagtgcaatggctcagtctcagctcactgcaacctccacctcccagtgagaccccatttctaaaaaataaaataaaataaattagccgggggtggtggctcatgcctgtggtcccaggtactccggaggctaatgtgggaggattgtttaggccagggaggttgaggctgcaatgagctatgacggaaccactgcactccagcctgggttgacagagcaagcgtctgtctcaaaaagaaaaaaaaaagatttattttgcttttgattgTCTAAATTTATGTAGCATTGTATTTACTTTATTTGATGTATGGTTctatgagtttatttatttatttatttttgagacggagtctgtctctgtcacccaggctggagtgcagtggcacgatctcggctcactgcaagctgagcctcccggggttcacgccattcttcctcctcagcctcccgaatagctgggactgcaggcgaccgccaccacgcggggctaattttttgtattttagttgagagggggtttcaccgtgttagccaggctggtctcgatctcctgacctcgtgatccgcccgcctgggcctcccaaagtgctgcgattacaggcgggagccaccgcgcccggcctggttgcTATGAGTTTTAACAGCTGTAGAGATTCGTGTAAATTACTGCTATAAACAGGATACAGAATGTACTTCCATCACCTAACAACTCCCTCCTGACCGTGGATTGGCTCTTTGTGGCtatgttttttggtgtttttgtttttgttttttctcagccAGCTGTGCTTTATTGACAACGCGCCACTCGGGCCTTGACCGCGCACTTCCGCGTTGGGGACAGGTGCTCCCTCTGCTGCCGCTTCTTGATTGGCAGTTTCTCCTCGTGCTTGCTGAGCGGGCGGCGCACGGCGTGTGTCTTCTTAGCCCGCAGGTCCAGGTGCTTGTACTTCTTGCCCTTGTGGAATTTCCCGCGGTTTTCTTTCTGAGTCTGGTTAATAACCGTGAGAACACGGGCAATGGATTTGCGGACGACTCGgatcttggttttttgtttctttgtttttgagacacagtctcgctctgtcgcccaggctggagtgcagtggcgagatctgcaagctccgcctcccgggttcacgccattctcctgtctcagcctcccaagtagctgggactacaggcgcccgccaccacgcccggctaatttttttgcatttttagtagagacggggtttcaccgtgttagccaggatggtatcgatctcctgacctggtgatccgcccgcctcggcctccccaaagtgctggggttacaggcgtgagccaccgcgcccggattTTAGGGCGCTTGGAGGCCACGCTGCCTGTCACTTTGGCGACGCGCAGCTGGGACAGCTCCACCTTCAGGTCGTCCAGCTGTTTCagcagctcctcctccttcccgAGAAGGTCTTGGGCCTTGATCTTGGCCGTTGCTGCAcaggccgccgccgccgctcgcTCCGAGGGAAAGAGCTGTTGCTacggtttttattttattttttgacacaaggCCCTTCtctctcgcctaggctggagtgcagtggtgcaatgatggctttactgcagccttgagctcctgggttcaagcaatcttcccaccttagccttccgagtactGTGCACCACcaccatctaatttttttttttttttttttttgagacagagtctcactctgtcgcctaggttagagtgcaatggcacgatctcagctcactgcaacctctgcctcccaggttcaagcaattctcctgcctcatccttcggattgagctgggatttcaggcgtgagccgccatgcccggctaatttttgtatttttagcagagacaagctttcgtcctgttggccaggctggtcttgaactcctggcctcaagtgatccacctgcctcagcctcccaaaatgctgggattacaggcgcgagccaccacacctggtccagaAAGTAGCTTCTGAGACTGGCTTCAGTTAGCATTCGCGATTCCTCTGTGTTGCTGAGTGGATCAGGAGTTCGTTGCTTTGGATGGTCCAGTGATATTCCCCTGTGTGGGTGCATTCCCGTTTATCCAAACGTGAGGGGCatttggttgcttccagtttgaGGTGATCATGAACAGAGCTGCTATATAcatttgtgtacatattttttctttttttctttttttttttccgagacagtgttttgctcttgttgcccaggctagagtgtaatggtgtgatcttggatcattgcaacctcccccttccaggttcaagtgattctcctgcctcagcctcccgagtagctggaattacaggcgtgtgccaccacacccagcaaatttttgtatttttagtagagatgggggtttcagcatggtggccaggctggtcttgaactcctgacctcaggtgatccacccacctcagcctcccaaagtgctgggattacaggcgtgagacaccacgcccggccaatagtatttttgttgctgttgtttagcTGTGGTTTGtgatagatgccctttatcaggttgaggaagttcctttcTACTCCTAGTTTGcttagaatttttatcatgaatgaatgttgaaatgtatcaaatgcattttctttatctattgatatgatcatatggtttttctttagTCTGTTAATATGGCAAGTTATATTGACTGGTTTTCCGATGTTGAGCCCGTcttgtattcctgggataaatgCCACCTGGTGGTGAGGTGGTTTTCTTTCTATACATGGCTGGATTTCATTGTTTCacttgctaacattttgttaaggattttagtgTCTATGTTTTTGAGTATACTGATCTGTAATTTCCTTGTACTGTCTTTacttttggtatcaggataatactggcctcataaaatgagttgggaagtattccatcctcttctattttctgaaacagaTTGTGAAGAAtttgatgttattttttctttaaatgtttgataggaTTCACCACTAAAACTATCCGGgcctaaagttttattttatttatttatttttgttgttgttgtttgagacggagtctcactctgtcgcccaggctggagtgcagtggcgtgatcttggctcactgcaagctctgcctccagggttcatgccattctcctatatcaacctccccagtagctgggactacaggcacctaccaccacgcccagctaattttttttgtatttttagtagagacggggtttcaccgtgttagctgggatggtctcgatctcctgacctcgtgatccgcccgcctcggcctcccaaatgttttattctttagaAGAGTTTAACTtcaaattctgtttctttaataCGTATAGGACcgttcaggttttctgtttcttcttgagtgagtttTGGTAGCTTGTGTCTCTTGAGAAATTGGTCCAGTTCCTTTAAGTTGTCAAGTTTATGTGCATACACTTATTTATAGTATTCCCTTATTATCCTTTAAGTTTCTTTAGGGTGAGTAATGATATCCCCTCCTTTGTGCCTGTTGCtggtaatttctttctctttctctctgcaggGTGAATCTAGactaaaggtttatcaatttcattaatttttttttcaaagaaccagcttatggctttactgatttttctatattgtttttcttttttttattccattgatttctattctgttattttctctttagcttgtatttagtttgctcttctctttctaaTTTCTTGGGAGTAGAAGCTTAAAATATTAGAcctttcaggccaggcgcagtggctcacagctataatcccaaaaatttgggaagccgaggcaggtggatcacctgaggtcaggagttccagactagcctggacaacatggagaaaccctgtcactactaaaatgcaaaaattagatgggtgtggtggcaggtgcctgtaattccagctactcaggaggctgagacaggagaatcacttgaacctgggaggcagaggttgcagtaagccgagattgcaccattgcactccagcctgggtgacagatggagactctgtctcaaaaaaaagaaaaaaaattagacctttcttcttttctgatataagaattttaatgttataaatatttctctaatcactgctttagctgcatcccacgcattttggtaagttgtattttcatttccattcagttcaatgtattttctaatttcccttgagGCTTCCTCTTTAACCCCTTTAGTAGTGAGTTGCTTAactctcaaatatttaaagactttTCAAATACCAATCATTCtgttattgacttctagtttGATTCTGTTATGGTCAAAGAACATGCTTTgaatgatttcaattattttatttatttatttctttatttgagacaagagtcttgctctgttgccaggctggagtgcagtggtgcaacctcagctcactgcaacctttgcctcccgggttcaggctattctcctgcctcagcctcccgagtagctgggattacaggcgtgagccaccacacccggcctgatttcagttattttaaatttgataagATTTGCTTTGTGACCCAGAATATGGCCTATCTTGATGAATATCCCATGTGCTCTTGGAAAGAACAtacaggccgggcactgtggctcacggccataatcccagcactttgggaggctgagtcagcagGACTGCTTGAGGAGATTGAAAGCAGCCCGGGGAActtggtaagaccccatctcctcaaaaaattgaaaaattagccaggtgtggtagcacacgcctatagccccagctactcaggaggtccggcaggaggatcatttgagctaaGGAATTAGAAGaggcagtgagccactgcacactccagcctgcgagACAAAACGAGACCCTTCTTTTTAGAGAAAAAGACGAGAAAAGAactgtattctgctgttgttcaTTGGAGTGTTCTATATAAATGTCAATTATGTCAGTGTGGTTGATGGCGGCATTCAGatcttctgtattctttttttttttttctgagacggagtcttgatcagtcacccagcctggagtgcagtggtgcaatctcggttcactgcaagctccacctcccgggttcacgccattctcttgcctcagcctcccaagtagctgggactacaggtgcccgccaccacgcccggctaattttttgtgtttttagcagagaccgggtttcatagtgttagtcaggatggtctcaatctcctgacctcgtgatctgcctgcctcggcttcccaaagtgctgggattacaggcatgagccaccatgccctgccacctttttttttttagagaaagtttcactctgtcacccaggctggagtgcaaagacacgatcttggctcactgaaacctctgtctcccgggttcaagcaattctcctgcctcagcctcccgagtagctgggactacaggcacccgccaccacacccagctaatttttgtatttttggtagagacggagtttcaccttgttgaccaggctggtctcgaactcctgacctcaagtgatccgtccacctcggcctcccaaagtgttgggattagaggcgtgagccgccacgcctgactaatttttgtatttttagtagagatgggtatgagccaccgcacccggcctatttgtttatttatcttgAGGAGTCTCACTtcctcgcccaggctagagtgcagtggcatcatctcggctcactgcaacttttgcctcccaggttcaaacgattgttgtgcctcagcctcccaagtagctgggattacaggcatgtgccaccacacccggctaattttttgaattttaagtagagatgaggtttcaccatgttggccaggctggtctcgaactccagacctcaaatgatccgcccgcctcggcctcccaaagtgctggaataacaggcatgggccactgcacccagcctcctgggAATTTTTAAACAGGGACCCTGTGTTTTCATTTGCTCCAGGCCCTATGGATTCTGCAGGGGGTGCTGGAGCTGCCTGCCCAGCTGAACAGGCTGGGGCTGTTGTCAAGACCTAGGAAGGACTGGCCAGCCGTCAGAGCAAGCTGCCTCAGGCAAGATGCTcaccctctgtgcctcagttttccttttaGGATGGGCAGGGGGCTAGGGGCAGGCAAGGAGCTGTCTGGGGCGACTCCTGCTGGCCACTGGGGGCACAACACGCACCTGCGATATCCATGCCGGGCCCAGCTCCCCCCAGCACTCAACACCCCTTAGCTGACTCCCCCACCTCTGCTTCTGCCACCTGGTCCACCCCTATCATCGCCACCTTCACCAGCCTAGTCCCCTGGCTCCCACCCTCGCCCATCTGTCCTCCCAGCAGCAGCCACCAGAGGCCGCCTATGAGCACCTGTCAGGTCCTGTCCCTGCTCTGCCTGCATCCCTCCAGGGCTTCCACCTCCCTCTGAAGGTAAAAGCCcaacccctccctg is part of the Nomascus leucogenys isolate Asia chromosome 17, Asia_NLE_v1, whole genome shotgun sequence genome and encodes:
- the LOC115830835 gene encoding 60S ribosomal protein L35-like — its product is MDIAATAKIKAQDLLGKEEELLKQLDDLKVELSQLRVAKVTGSVASKRPKIRARWLTPIRVVRKSIARVLTVINQTQKENRGKFHKGKKYKHLDLRAKKTHAVRRPLSKHEEKLPIKKRQQREHLSPTRKCAVKARVARCQ